From Chryseobacterium sp. H1D6B, a single genomic window includes:
- a CDS encoding YigZ family protein, whose translation MTFEYKTIQNPVENTLLKEKGSKFIGFAYPVNNESELKNALEKIRTEHPKATHHCYAFRMGINGENYRANDDGEPSGSAGLPIYNQLLANEITNVLVVSVRYYGGTKLGVSGLVKAYKESAKLTLEEANIIIKEIETEIEIKFSFNQQNIIFTLLSKFDAKVLNFDADENCILTASLKTSLKDSISDKLSEMQNISFEFKD comes from the coding sequence ATGACGTTTGAATATAAAACAATACAAAACCCCGTCGAAAACACCTTATTAAAAGAAAAAGGAAGCAAATTCATTGGATTTGCTTACCCTGTAAATAATGAGAGTGAGCTTAAAAACGCTTTAGAAAAAATAAGAACAGAACATCCCAAAGCAACGCATCATTGTTATGCATTCAGGATGGGAATTAACGGAGAAAACTATCGGGCTAATGATGACGGTGAACCTTCTGGAAGCGCTGGACTTCCTATTTACAATCAATTATTAGCCAATGAGATCACCAATGTTTTGGTGGTATCAGTCCGCTATTATGGGGGAACAAAACTTGGTGTTTCGGGATTAGTGAAAGCTTACAAAGAATCAGCAAAACTCACCTTAGAAGAAGCGAATATCATCATCAAAGAAATAGAAACTGAGATAGAAATTAAGTTCAGCTTTAATCAGCAGAATATTATTTTCACACTGCTTTCCAAATTCGATGCAAAGGTTTTAAATTTTGATGCTGATGAGAACTGCATTTTAACCGCATCTTTAAAAACATCTTTAAAAGACAGCATCTCAGACAAACTGTCTGAGATGCAAAATATTTCTTTTGAATTTAAAGATTAA